A window of Cytobacillus sp. FSL H8-0458 genomic DNA:
GTATATACGGATGTATTATACGCACCTGTAATGGTTGCTTCCGCTCCCTCCATTCCCTCCATATGTCCTTCTGTAATAAAGGCCTTGCTTCCAACTTCATATTTAGGGTTTTCAGCTTCCTTTATTCCTTCAGGAACTTCTCCGGAGCCGGAATGGTCCATGCCTGAATGGTCTCCTGAATGGCCGCTGCTTTCATTATTAGTTGTGCTTTCTTCCTTGCTGGCACCTTCCTGTCCAGTTTCCCCGGCATTTCCGCCGCATGCAGTTAAAGTTAACGCTGCAGCCAGAGAAACAAACCAAATGGCGAATTTTTTCCTCGATAACATATTCAATTCCTCCTTTTCTTCATGAAGTTAGTATGGCAATAAATTGTGCAGAAATTATGAAACAGGTATGCAAAAGTCTAAATTAATACTGCCCTTGCAGAGGGAAAATATGTAAAGTCTTAAAAACCAAATATTGCAAATAAACTGGATTGAAAACAGACACCCTGCTGGATGTCTGTTTTGTCTGCTAATTTAAGCAGCCATTTTACGGCATTCTTCTGCACACTTAAAGCATGCTTCTG
This region includes:
- a CDS encoding YdhK family protein — translated: MLSRKKFAIWFVSLAAALTLTACGGNAGETGQEGASKEESTTNNESSGHSGDHSGMDHSGSGEVPEGIKEAENPKYEVGSKAFITEGHMEGMEGAEATITGAYNTSVYTVSYTPTTGGKKVENHKWVVHEEIADAGEEPFKEGDEVTLNASHMKGMEGATAVIDSVQETTVYMVDFTTADGQEVKNHMWVTENELSPAE